The Glycine soja cultivar W05 chromosome 6, ASM419377v2, whole genome shotgun sequence genome has a window encoding:
- the LOC114416063 gene encoding coiled-coil domain-containing protein SCD2-like isoform X2: protein MAIPPIDPPTNRNRDKRFTSDISIRPLNSKDTGDQREASALRDELDMLQEENEVLLEKLRQAEEKRQEVEARTRELEKQVASLGEGVSLEAKLLSRKEAALRQREAALKAAQQTQSGRDEDIAALRVEIQNLKDDATAALEQQQEAEAEAKALRTMTQRMILTQEEMEEVVLKRCWLARYWGLAVKHGICADIAQSKHEHWSSLAPLPFELVISAGQKAKEESWNKSADGPDRSKLVRDLNDLAGEGNIESMLSVEMGLRELANLKVEDAVVLALAQHRRPNSVRQSVLDSKSHGDAKYSEAFELSEEEAEDVLFKEAWLTYFWRRALFHCVEEDIAEERLQFWIARSGQSPSSHDAVDVERGLLELRKLSIEQQLWEASRKGIDQLQGSANANHKHATDSDASS, encoded by the exons ATGGCTATACCTCCTATTGACCCTCCTACCAATCGGAATAGAGACAAAAG GTTTACATCAGATATATCCATCAGACCACTTAACTCAAAAGACACAGGAGATCAGCGTGAAGCTTCTGCACTCCGTGATGAA CTCGATATGCTACAAGAAGAGAATGAGGTTTTATTAGAAAAG CTAAGACAAGCAGAGGAAAAACGCCAAGAAGTGGAGGCCAGAACAAGGGAACTTGAGAAACAG GTTGCTTCTCTTGGAGAAGGTGTATCCCTCGAAGCTAAACTGCTGAGCAG GAAGGAAGCTGCTCTGCGTCAAAGAGAG GCTGCTCTCAAGGCTGCTCAACAAACACAGAGTGGGAGAGATGAGGATATTGCAGCCCTTCGAGTGGAAATTCAG AACCTAAAAGATGACGCTACAGCAGCTTTGGAACAACAGCAAGAAGCTGAAGCTGAAGCAAAGGCCCTTCGCACAATGACACAGAGAATGATTTTGACCCAAGAAGAAATG GAGGAAGTTGTCCTGAAGAGATGTTGGCTTGCCCGCTACTGGGGTCTTGCTGTAAAACATG GCATATGTGCAGATATAGCACAATCCAAGCATGAACATTGGTCTTCTCTAGCTCCTCTTCCTTTTGAACTTGTCATCTCTGCTGGACAGAAGGCTAAGGAGGAATCTTGGAACAAAA GTGCTGATGGTCCAGATAGAAGCAAACTTGTTCGTGATTTGAATGATCTTGCTGGGGAAGGAAATATTGAGAGTATGCTCTCAGTTGAGATGGGTTTGAGGGAACTTGCCAACTTAAAG gttGAGGATGCTGTTGTGCTCGCATTAGCCCAACACAGACGACCAAATTCAGTTCGGCAGTCTGTTTTAG ATTCCAAATCACATGGTGATGCCAAATATTCAGAAGCATTTG AATTAAGTGAAGAGGAAGCAGAAGATGTTCTTTTCAAAGAG GCATGGTTAACTTATTTCTGGAGAAGAGCTTTATTTCATTGCGTGGAAGAAGATATTGCAGAAGAGCGTCTTCAGTTTTGGATTGCCCGCAGTGGGCAGTCACCAAGTTCACATGATGCTGTTGATG TTGAGCGAGGCTTGTTGGAGTTGAGGAAGCTGAGTATAGAACAACAACTTTGGGAAGCATCACGGAAGGGAATTGATCAGCTTCAAGGGTCAGCAAATGCTAATCATAAGCATGCCACTGACTCTGATGCCTCATCCTGA